In one window of Henckelia pumila isolate YLH828 chromosome 1, ASM3356847v2, whole genome shotgun sequence DNA:
- the LOC140886037 gene encoding phosphoglycolate phosphatase 2 yields the protein MDGENSKPTAICQILTPPNTRDLVDSVDAFLFDCDGVIWKGDALIEGVPETLEALRSMGKKLVFVTNNSTKSRRQYTKKFNSLGISVTEDEIFSSSFAAAMYLKVNSFPKDKKVYVIGEEGIREELELAGFTSLGGTEDGEKAVQLRPNFLFDHDKSVGAVVVGLDQYINYYKLQYGTLCIRENPGCLFIATNRDAVGHLTDLQEWPGAGCMVAAVCGATQREPIVVGKPSTFMMDFLLQKYNIPTSRMCMVGDRLDTDILFGQNAGCRTLLVLSGVTNIATLEDPSNHIWPEHYTNTVSDIIALLDD from the exons ATGGACGGAGAGAACTCGAAACCAACGGCGATTTGTCAGATTCTAACGCCTCCAAACACCAGAGACCTCGTCGATTCCGTCGATGCTTTTCTCTTCGATTGCGATG GTGTGATATGGAAGGGAGATGCTTTAATCGAGGGCGTTCCGGAGACTCTAGAGGCTCTTAGATCAATG GGAAAGAAGCTAGTGTTCGTGACTAACAATTCAACCAAGTCTAGAAGGCAATATACGAAGAAGTTCAATTCCCTTGGAATTTCCGTTACCGAG GATGAAATATTTTCCTCATCATTTGCTGCTGCCATGTACTTGAAGGTCAATTCCTTTCCTAAAGATAAGAAG GTTTATGTAATTGGTGAAGAAGGCATACGTGAGGAACTGGAGCTCGCGGGATTTACCAGTCTTGGTGGCACT GAAGATGGGGAGAAGGCTGTCCAGTTGAGACCAAACTTTCTGTTTGACCACGACAAGAGT GTAGGAGCTGTGGTGGTTGGACTTGACCAGTATATAAATTATTACAAGCTACA ATATGGAACTCTTTGCATACGGGAAAATCCAGGGTGTCTTTTTATTGCTACAAATCGGGATGCAGTTGGCCATCTTACTGATCTGCAAGAATGGCCTG GTGCGGGATGCATGGTTGCTGCAGTATGTGGCGCGACACAAAGAGAGCCTATTGTAGTCGGAAAACCATCAACCTTTATGATGGACTTTTTACTTCAGAA ATATAACATCCCAACTTCAAGAATGTGCATGGTTGGGGACAGACTTGACACTGATATTTTATTTGGACAGAATGCCGGTTGTAGAACTCTACTTGTTCTTTCAG GCGTGACAAATATAGCAACTCTTGAAGACCCATCAAATCATATTTGGCCCGAGCATTACACGAACACGGTGTCGGATATCATTGCATTATTGGATGATTGA